One genomic window of Paraburkholderia acidiphila includes the following:
- a CDS encoding GtrA family protein, protein MKPAALLRFAGYACVGATGTAAQYAVLSALVFLDLSGAVVASCIGAIAGAIVNYVLNYRFTFKASATHGRSAPRFALVAAAGIVLNGALMNGLTGHLNVSWLPAQIVTTACVLLLTYTASAMWTFRPAASDRLSH, encoded by the coding sequence ATGAAGCCTGCCGCACTGCTGAGATTCGCCGGCTACGCGTGCGTTGGCGCGACCGGGACGGCCGCGCAGTACGCCGTGCTCTCCGCGCTTGTTTTCCTCGATCTGTCGGGTGCCGTCGTCGCCTCATGTATCGGGGCGATCGCCGGCGCCATCGTCAATTACGTCCTGAACTATCGCTTTACGTTCAAGGCAAGCGCCACGCATGGCCGCTCGGCTCCCCGTTTCGCGCTGGTCGCCGCCGCAGGCATCGTCCTCAACGGCGCACTCATGAATGGGCTCACGGGCCATCTGAATGTTTCATGGCTGCCGGCACAAATCGTCACGACCGCATGCGTGCTGCTGCTCACGTACACCGCGAGCGCCATGTGGACATTCCGCCCCGCCGCGTCTGACCGTTTATCGCACTGA
- a CDS encoding glycosyltransferase family 2 protein codes for MSVIRGSRAIVSLVVPFYNEADIVSLFFREVTEVLGNLPDADFEIVCVNDGSTDATLERLLDAAQYDPRLRVVDLSRNFGKEAALSAGIDASIGDAVVPFDADLQDPPEVIPLLVQRWREGFDVVLAKRAERNTDTWAKRGTAALFYRIHNAISETIIPDNAGDFRLMSRQVIEALKQLPENRRFMKGLFAWVGFRTTQVEYRRRERAGGKSKFSGWKLWNFALEGLTSFGTLPLRIWTYIGGLTAGCAMLYAIYLVMRTMINGIDVPGYASIFTAVLFLGGMQLVGIGVIGEYVGRIYMEAKRRPVYIVRKAYRRDGA; via the coding sequence ATGAGTGTCATCCGGGGTTCGCGAGCCATCGTCTCTCTTGTCGTGCCGTTTTATAACGAAGCCGACATTGTCAGTCTGTTTTTCCGTGAAGTTACCGAAGTCCTTGGCAATTTGCCTGATGCCGACTTCGAGATCGTCTGCGTCAACGACGGCAGCACGGACGCGACGCTCGAGCGCCTGCTCGACGCCGCTCAATATGATCCGCGCCTGCGCGTGGTCGACCTGTCCCGCAACTTCGGCAAGGAAGCGGCCTTGAGCGCGGGCATCGATGCTTCGATCGGCGACGCCGTCGTGCCGTTCGACGCCGACCTCCAGGATCCGCCGGAAGTCATTCCGTTGCTGGTGCAACGTTGGCGAGAGGGTTTCGACGTGGTCCTCGCGAAACGAGCCGAACGCAATACGGACACCTGGGCCAAACGGGGTACGGCGGCGCTCTTTTACCGGATTCACAACGCCATCTCCGAAACGATCATCCCTGACAATGCAGGCGATTTTCGTCTGATGTCGCGCCAGGTCATCGAAGCGCTGAAGCAGTTGCCCGAGAACCGTCGCTTCATGAAAGGGCTATTTGCCTGGGTTGGCTTTCGCACGACGCAGGTTGAATATCGACGTCGCGAGCGTGCAGGCGGCAAGTCGAAATTCTCCGGCTGGAAGCTGTGGAATTTCGCGCTGGAAGGACTCACGAGCTTCGGCACATTGCCGTTGAGAATCTGGACTTACATTGGCGGCCTGACGGCAGGTTGCGCGATGCTCTACGCGATTTACCTGGTCATGCGCACGATGATCAACGGCATCGATGTGCCAGGCTACGCGTCGATTTTCACCGCCGTGCTATTTCTCGGCGGCATGCAGCTCGTCGGCATCGGCGTCATCGGCGAGTATGTGGGCCGTATCTATATGGAAGCCAAGCGCCGCCCGGTCTATATCGTACGCAAGGCGTATCGGCGAGACGGGGCATGA
- a CDS encoding glycosyltransferase family 4 protein — MSEPIQRTLTDIALTAQALKNGGGAERYTRDVIAGFHRLGLRPTLFAREIDRSMPEAAWVEQRPLNVRWAPRKLRNHAFDWRLKQQLKRHRPACVFAINHSTQADVALCGGTHPGSLEAARRAIRRSDAWQIELERRVYSHARRIVAHSQLMSRELQRFYGVSAERIDVLYPPVDVARFRVRSAAERAQLREKFGLPDDRVVFVFSSTSHERKGYALLEAFFAQTTLPVLLVVAGRPVPKTGETIRYAGYCKEIEELFAAADFTVVASEYEPFGLVAVESVMCGTPLVIADNVGAAETVVGDAKIEFSRQRPGSFEQAIETAVARARGGNGRIADPLGTLVYDPCVDAHCAALLALMSSI; from the coding sequence TTGTCCGAACCGATCCAGCGCACGCTCACCGATATCGCCCTGACTGCCCAGGCGCTCAAGAATGGCGGCGGTGCGGAGCGTTATACGCGCGACGTGATTGCGGGCTTTCACCGCCTCGGCTTGCGTCCGACCCTCTTTGCCCGCGAAATCGACCGCTCGATGCCTGAAGCCGCGTGGGTCGAGCAAAGGCCGCTCAACGTACGATGGGCGCCGCGCAAGCTGCGCAACCACGCGTTCGATTGGCGCCTGAAGCAGCAACTCAAGCGGCACCGTCCGGCGTGCGTATTCGCGATCAACCACTCTACGCAGGCCGATGTCGCGTTGTGTGGCGGCACGCACCCGGGATCGCTCGAAGCGGCTCGCCGGGCGATCCGGCGCAGCGACGCCTGGCAAATCGAACTCGAGCGCCGCGTCTACTCGCACGCTCGACGGATTGTCGCCCATTCGCAATTGATGAGCCGCGAGCTACAGCGCTTCTATGGCGTGAGCGCCGAGCGGATCGACGTGCTGTATCCGCCGGTCGATGTCGCGCGCTTTCGCGTGCGCTCCGCAGCCGAGCGGGCGCAGCTGCGCGAGAAGTTCGGCCTGCCGGACGATCGTGTGGTCTTCGTGTTTTCGTCGACGAGTCACGAACGCAAGGGCTATGCGCTGCTTGAAGCGTTCTTCGCCCAGACGACGTTGCCCGTTTTGCTCGTCGTGGCCGGCCGGCCCGTGCCGAAGACCGGCGAAACGATTCGCTATGCGGGTTACTGCAAGGAGATCGAAGAACTCTTCGCCGCTGCGGACTTCACGGTGGTCGCCTCGGAGTACGAGCCATTTGGCCTGGTTGCCGTGGAGTCCGTGATGTGCGGCACGCCGCTCGTGATTGCCGACAATGTCGGTGCGGCGGAGACGGTCGTGGGCGACGCGAAGATCGAATTCTCACGGCAGCGACCGGGAAGTTTCGAGCAGGCCATCGAGACCGCCGTGGCGCGCGCCCGCGGCGGCAATGGGCGAATCGCCGACCCGCTCGGGACGCTCGTCTACGACCCGTGCGTCGACGCGCACTGCGCAGCGCTTCTTGCGCTGATGTCGTCGATCTGA
- a CDS encoding O-antigen ligase family protein has protein sequence MNFRRSLLLACSALLFLIPAVNLMWRGGSGYGFFLLLALALGAAMVNWRNPGYFSPLRDYRWYTVGMFALLVCIAVQQALFGYWMPREFDALARFPLALLIFLLLRQLPTRYLKTIGWGCVAGALVVGIWALLSQPPGGWSDKERLSNSFTNAIPFGDTALLLAFLSVFTRGWDDKRDWRTLALRLLALVSGGYVSFVSGTRGGWIAIPVFLVLLAAQYRCFTHKKRLVAMVLVLVPITAGLLSIKEVPQRMTDATRDIARMQQGDAQSSFGARRALWQASSNIFARHPIYGVGKGHLEAELDSMAKRGEVSPLVVNERAHSDFFSTLAEMGSVGVASLLLFYFGITVYFWRERRASDPTIRAASYAGLAVAFSTVIFGLSIDVLVPVMVTVLIALMVATLLAVIDARKRELAAQAAAACPGATQIDDISARSAAQCASTHGS, from the coding sequence ATGAATTTTCGTCGCAGCCTGTTACTGGCTTGCTCTGCCCTGCTCTTTCTCATACCCGCCGTCAATCTCATGTGGCGCGGCGGCAGCGGTTACGGCTTCTTCCTCCTGCTGGCCCTTGCACTCGGCGCCGCCATGGTGAATTGGCGCAACCCAGGCTATTTCTCGCCGCTTCGCGACTATCGCTGGTACACAGTCGGCATGTTCGCCCTGCTCGTGTGCATCGCCGTTCAGCAAGCGCTGTTCGGCTACTGGATGCCGCGTGAATTCGATGCGCTTGCGCGCTTCCCGCTCGCGCTGCTCATTTTCCTGCTGTTGCGCCAGTTGCCGACGCGCTATCTGAAGACGATCGGCTGGGGCTGCGTTGCGGGTGCGCTCGTGGTAGGCATATGGGCGCTCCTCAGCCAGCCGCCCGGGGGCTGGAGCGACAAGGAGCGACTGAGCAATTCGTTCACCAATGCCATTCCGTTCGGCGACACCGCGCTTCTGCTCGCCTTCCTGTCTGTCTTCACACGTGGCTGGGACGACAAGCGAGACTGGCGCACCCTGGCGCTCAGACTGCTTGCGCTCGTGAGCGGCGGCTACGTGTCGTTCGTTTCAGGCACGCGCGGCGGGTGGATCGCCATTCCCGTGTTTCTCGTGCTGTTAGCCGCGCAATATCGCTGTTTCACGCACAAGAAGCGCCTGGTGGCGATGGTGCTCGTTCTCGTGCCGATCACGGCCGGGCTGCTGTCGATCAAAGAGGTCCCGCAGCGCATGACGGACGCCACCCGGGACATCGCACGGATGCAGCAAGGTGATGCGCAAAGTTCGTTCGGCGCCCGGCGTGCGCTGTGGCAGGCGTCGAGCAACATATTTGCGCGCCATCCCATTTACGGGGTTGGCAAGGGCCACCTGGAGGCCGAACTAGACAGCATGGCGAAGCGCGGCGAAGTATCGCCGCTTGTGGTCAACGAGCGCGCGCATAGCGACTTCTTCTCCACGCTTGCGGAGATGGGTTCGGTTGGCGTGGCGAGCCTGCTTCTCTTCTATTTCGGGATCACGGTGTACTTCTGGCGCGAGCGGCGAGCGAGCGATCCGACGATTCGCGCGGCCTCGTATGCGGGGCTCGCCGTCGCATTCAGCACGGTCATTTTCGGGCTGTCCATCGACGTGCTGGTTCCGGTGATGGTGACCGTGCTGATCGCGCTGATGGTCGCCACACTACTGGCTGTCATCGACGCACGCAAACGCGAGCTGGCGGCGCAGGCCGCCGCCGCTTGCCCGGGCGCGACTCAGATCGACGACATCAGCGCAAGAAGCGCTGCGCAGTGCGCGTCGACGCACGGGTCGTAG
- a CDS encoding glycosyltransferase family 2 protein: MFSIIIPTWNNLPYLRLVIDSLQRHSTHEHEVIVHVNDGSDGTLDWVRERGIKHTASPANIGICHAVNLAAASATREYIVYMNDDMYCCPGWDEALVRKIGEMPTDLFLLSGTMIEPVDTGNACVVVQNFGRSAEDFRADELAAATPKLVRGDWRGATWPPTLVHRDWWIKLGGYSSELSPGMSSDNDFSMKLWDAGCRVFLGVGDSLVYHFQQKSTGKIVKNDGRRQFLNKWGLTQATFDRYYLRRGEPVNGPLALAEPERKGNLKRALLKSRIKRAFG; encoded by the coding sequence ATGTTTTCTATCATCATTCCGACCTGGAATAACCTGCCGTACCTCCGGCTCGTGATCGACAGCCTGCAGCGTCATTCGACGCACGAGCACGAGGTCATTGTCCATGTCAACGACGGATCCGACGGCACACTCGACTGGGTGCGGGAGCGCGGCATCAAGCACACGGCCTCTCCCGCGAACATCGGCATCTGCCATGCGGTCAATCTCGCGGCGGCGAGCGCCACGCGCGAGTACATCGTCTACATGAACGACGATATGTATTGCTGCCCGGGCTGGGACGAGGCACTGGTGCGCAAGATCGGCGAAATGCCGACCGATCTGTTCCTGTTGTCTGGCACGATGATCGAGCCCGTCGATACCGGCAACGCGTGCGTGGTGGTCCAGAACTTCGGCCGTAGTGCCGAAGACTTTCGTGCCGACGAACTCGCCGCCGCTACGCCGAAGCTTGTGCGGGGCGACTGGCGCGGCGCAACCTGGCCGCCCACGCTCGTGCATCGCGACTGGTGGATCAAGCTGGGGGGCTACAGTAGCGAGCTGAGCCCAGGCATGAGCAGCGACAACGACTTCTCGATGAAGCTGTGGGACGCCGGGTGCCGGGTATTCCTCGGCGTCGGCGATAGCCTCGTCTACCATTTCCAGCAAAAGAGCACCGGCAAGATCGTGAAGAACGACGGGCGCCGCCAGTTTCTCAACAAATGGGGTCTGACGCAGGCAACGTTCGACCGTTATTACTTGCGGCGAGGCGAGCCTGTCAATGGCCCACTGGCGCTCGCCGAGCCGGAGCGGAAGGGTAATCTGAAGCGCGCGTTGTTGAAGTCCCGCATCAAGCGCGCGTTTGGCTAG